In the genome of Deinococcus sp. KSM4-11, one region contains:
- a CDS encoding prepilin-type N-terminal cleavage/methylation domain-containing protein: MKGGTFRGAQDGMSIIEVLVAITVSVIVLSAVSSTLLATIKTDGQSRARTSINTVVESWFDRYRANQEPFGPIGSVCTGSSSAFTCTYAAGSTYASDGVYTHSVSATNMSARFGTYRNVITGTLLNQGTNRQLWQVSVQVTDATKNLTLGATTYVLR, from the coding sequence ATGAAAGGCGGGACGTTCAGAGGCGCGCAGGACGGCATGTCCATCATCGAGGTGCTGGTGGCCATCACGGTCTCCGTGATCGTCCTCTCGGCCGTGAGTTCCACGCTGCTCGCCACCATTAAGACCGACGGGCAGTCCAGGGCGCGCACCAGCATCAACACCGTGGTAGAAAGTTGGTTCGACCGTTACCGCGCCAACCAGGAGCCTTTCGGGCCGATCGGCAGCGTTTGCACGGGGAGTTCCTCGGCTTTTACCTGCACCTATGCCGCCGGCTCGACCTACGCGTCGGACGGGGTCTACACGCACAGCGTCAGCGCGACCAATATGAGCGCACGTTTCGGAACTTACCGAAACGTGATCACCGGTACCCTGCTGAACCAGGGAACCAACCGGCAATTGTGGCAGGTGTCCGTACAGGTCACGGACGCCACCAAAAACCTGACGCTGGGGGCGACGACGTATGTCCTGCGCTGA
- a CDS encoding Tfp pilus assembly protein FimT/FimU, which yields MPAPFPFSGDPVTHHPPHPHSATAGFTLVEMLITLAVLGIIMGIAAPTMLNWKNTRDADNFLASLAGDLNASRTRAMATGQERRIRLLDARTYVVENQAIGSSTWTTVRTGTASSDVIDLTNTLGRTYDFKSVGFATITTAAGVVASSNDIKALKGSGQKTLSVTALGLVRRQ from the coding sequence GTGCCCGCCCCCTTCCCTTTCTCCGGAGACCCTGTGACCCACCACCCACCACACCCTCACTCCGCCACAGCCGGCTTCACGCTCGTGGAGATGCTGATCACGCTGGCCGTGCTGGGCATCATCATGGGCATCGCTGCGCCGACCATGTTGAACTGGAAGAACACACGGGATGCCGACAACTTCCTCGCCAGTCTCGCTGGCGACCTCAACGCTTCGCGCACGCGCGCCATGGCGACAGGCCAGGAACGCCGGATCCGCCTACTGGACGCCCGAACCTATGTCGTCGAGAACCAGGCGATCGGGTCATCCACCTGGACGACTGTCCGCACGGGCACGGCCAGCAGTGACGTGATCGACCTGACCAATACCCTGGGCCGTACCTACGACTTCAAATCCGTTGGGTTCGCGACCATCACCACGGCGGCCGGTGTGGTGGCCAGCAGCAACGACATCAAGGCGCTGAAAGGCAGTGGGCAGAAAACCCTCAGCGTCACGGCGCTGGGACTTGTGAGGCGTCAATGA